In Meleagris gallopavo isolate NT-WF06-2002-E0010 breed Aviagen turkey brand Nicholas breeding stock chromosome 3, Turkey_5.1, whole genome shotgun sequence, one DNA window encodes the following:
- the CIDEA gene encoding cell death activator CIDE-A: MEVARDCVGSVLRSLVSVGASVGAATKQTLFPPLMPAGRPFRVSNASRSSRKGIVASSLQELISKTLEAFLIAAGTITLVLEEDGTVVDTEEFFQSLDDNTHFMVLEKGQKWTQTRNGIVPARQKKKMGVANITFDLYKLNPKDFIGCLNVKATFYEIYSVSYDIKCMGAKSILRKVLQIISHMAQITGQFLLYTGTYMLHLMGEYDEDATCTRSQHK; encoded by the exons ATGGAGGTGGCGCGGGACTGCGTGGGCTCGGTGCTGAG aTCTTTGGTATCCGTGGGAGCATCTGTGGgagcagcaacaaaacagaCCCTGTTCCCTCCTCTCATGCCTGCAGGGAGACCTTTCCGTGTATCAAATGCCTCCAGAAGCAGCCGGAAAGGAATTGTTGCAAGCAGCCTGCAAGAACTCATCAGCAAG ACTTTGGAAGCTTTCCTTATAGCTGCTGGCACAATTACTCTGGTTTTGGAAGAAGATGGCACAGTTGTGGACACAGAAGAGTTCTTTCAGTCCCTGGATGATAACACACACTTCATGGTTCtagagaaaggacagaaatggaCACAA ACAAGAAATGGAATTGTCCCTGCaaggcaaaagaagaaaatgggagTAGCTAACATCACGTTTGATCTCTACAAGCTGAACCCTAAGGATTTTATTGGCTGCTTAAATGTGAAGGCAACCTTCTATGAGATCTACTCAGTGTCATATGACATCAAGTGTATGGGAGCAAAAAGTATATTGCG GAAGGTGCTTCAGATAATATCCCACATGGCACAAATAACTGGACAGTTTCTTCTCTATACTGGAACATACATGTTGCATTTGATGGGTGAATATGATGAAGATGCCACTTGTACAAGATCACAACACAAGTAG